From the Apis cerana isolate GH-2021 linkage group LG3, AcerK_1.0, whole genome shotgun sequence genome, one window contains:
- the LOC107992513 gene encoding uncharacterized protein LOC107992513: protein MKCIAAVVLLALVAMAFAKPLETESIEPAKAESVEAEVEAAPRDKRGLLVGAAYTAPVAYSAYTAPIAYTSAYSYPYAAYTGYPYYASAYSAPYYVL, encoded by the exons ATGAAGTGCATCGCA GCCGTCGTTTTGCTCGCCCTGGTTGCCATGGCTTTCGCCAAACCATTGGAAACGGAGTCGATCGAGCCCGCTAAGGCCGAATCGGTGGAAGCGGAAGTTGAGGCCGCGCCTCGCGACAAGCGAGGACTGCTGGTGGGCGCGGCATACACAGCCCCAGTCGCCTACAGCGCTTACACGGCGCCGATCGCGTACACGTCTGCCTACAGTTACCCTTACGCCGCGTACACCGGCTATCCTTACTACGCCTCTGCCTACTCAGCGCCATACTACGTTCTCTAG